A DNA window from Mycolicibacter terrae contains the following coding sequences:
- the zomB gene encoding flagellar motor control protein ZomB, with protein MLPSPSVSLRARGVPPDPRVRPLGWPAVAYSPSVRLSSWAGVAVVLLLFGVGAWRRRWISDDGLIVLRTVRNLLAGNGPVFNAGERVEANTSTAWTYLMYLGSWLGGPVRMEYVALAFALTLSLAGVALLMLGTTRLYAPGLQGRRALLLPAGALVYIAVPPARDFATSGLESGLVLAYLGLLWWMLVCWAQALRMPRSRARGTRFTAALAFVAGFSVLVRPELALIGGGALVMLLIAARGWRPRALILVAGGALPVAYQIFRMGYYALLVPGTALAKDAAGDKWSQGMIYLANFNAPYAMWVPAVLLTALGVTLWVGAAVRHRPRRPVPRGVGPWARLVQSPGAVVCFFVISGLLQGAYWIRQGGDFMHGRVLLAPLFCMLAPVAVIPILLPDGARFHREAGYPLSGAVAVLWLAVAGWALWAANSPGMGDDATRVTYSGIVDERRFYSQATGHPHPLTAADYLGYPRMRAVLSTIEATPDGALLLPSGNYDQWDVVPVILPVPPGVGVPADPDPGGTGPHTVFFTNLGMLSMNTGLDVRLLDQIGLANPIAAHTERLDHGRIGHDKDLFRDWVVADGPWVKWYPLIPGYLDQDWIAQAEAALRCPDTAAVLGSVRAPMGPRRFLSNVLHSAGYTRYRIERVPRDELIRCGLAVPEPSRPPYTGMPPDVP; from the coding sequence GTGCTGCCGTCGCCTTCGGTTAGCCTGCGGGCCCGCGGCGTGCCACCGGACCCCCGGGTCCGGCCGCTGGGCTGGCCCGCGGTCGCCTACAGCCCGTCGGTGCGGCTGAGTTCGTGGGCCGGGGTGGCCGTCGTGCTGCTGCTGTTCGGCGTGGGGGCGTGGCGGCGACGGTGGATCTCCGATGACGGTCTGATCGTGCTGCGCACCGTGCGAAACCTGCTGGCCGGCAACGGGCCGGTGTTCAATGCCGGTGAACGGGTGGAGGCCAACACCTCCACGGCATGGACTTACCTGATGTATCTGGGCAGCTGGCTCGGCGGGCCGGTGCGGATGGAGTACGTGGCGCTGGCGTTCGCGCTGACGCTGAGCCTGGCCGGGGTGGCGTTGCTGATGCTGGGCACCACCCGGTTGTACGCACCCGGCCTGCAGGGCCGCCGCGCCCTGCTGCTGCCGGCCGGGGCACTGGTCTACATCGCGGTGCCGCCCGCCCGGGACTTCGCCACCTCCGGACTGGAGAGCGGTCTGGTGCTGGCCTATCTGGGCCTGCTGTGGTGGATGCTGGTCTGCTGGGCGCAGGCGCTGCGGATGCCCCGATCCCGTGCCCGCGGAACACGTTTCACCGCCGCCCTGGCATTCGTGGCCGGTTTCAGCGTGCTGGTGCGCCCCGAGCTGGCGCTGATCGGCGGCGGCGCGCTGGTCATGCTGCTGATCGCGGCGCGGGGCTGGCGGCCCCGGGCGCTGATCCTGGTGGCCGGCGGGGCGCTCCCGGTGGCCTACCAGATCTTCCGGATGGGTTACTACGCGCTGCTGGTGCCCGGTACCGCGCTGGCCAAGGACGCCGCCGGCGACAAGTGGTCGCAGGGAATGATCTACCTGGCGAACTTCAACGCCCCCTACGCGATGTGGGTTCCCGCAGTGCTTTTGACCGCGCTGGGCGTGACGCTGTGGGTGGGCGCCGCGGTGCGCCACCGGCCCCGCCGTCCGGTGCCCCGCGGCGTCGGCCCGTGGGCCCGGCTGGTGCAGAGCCCGGGAGCGGTGGTCTGCTTCTTCGTGATCAGCGGTCTGCTGCAGGGCGCCTACTGGATCCGCCAGGGCGGCGACTTCATGCATGGCCGGGTGCTGCTGGCGCCGTTGTTCTGCATGTTGGCCCCGGTGGCCGTCATCCCGATCCTGCTGCCCGATGGTGCGCGCTTCCACCGGGAGGCCGGCTACCCGCTCAGCGGCGCGGTCGCCGTGCTGTGGCTGGCGGTTGCCGGCTGGGCGCTGTGGGCGGCCAACTCGCCCGGGATGGGCGATGACGCAACGCGGGTCACCTACTCCGGGATAGTCGACGAACGCCGGTTCTATTCGCAGGCCACCGGTCACCCGCATCCGCTGACCGCCGCGGACTATCTCGGCTATCCGCGAATGCGCGCGGTGCTGAGCACGATCGAGGCCACCCCGGACGGGGCGCTGCTGCTGCCGTCGGGCAACTACGACCAGTGGGACGTCGTCCCGGTCATCCTGCCGGTGCCCCCGGGGGTCGGCGTCCCGGCCGATCCCGATCCGGGCGGGACCGGGCCCCACACCGTCTTCTTCACCAATCTGGGCATGTTGAGCATGAACACCGGGCTCGACGTTCGGCTGCTCGACCAGATCGGACTGGCCAATCCGATTGCGGCGCATACCGAACGGCTCGACCACGGCCGGATCGGCCATGACAAGGACCTGTTCCGGGACTGGGTGGTGGCCGACGGCCCCTGGGTCAAGTGGTATCCGCTGATCCCGGGCTATCTGGACCAGGATTGGATCGCCCAGGCCGAGGCCGCCCTGCGCTGCCCCGACACCGCGGCGGTGCTGGGCTCGGTGCGCGCGCCGATGGGCCCGCGCCGGTTCCTGTCCAACGTGCTGCATTCGGCGGGCTACACCCGGTACCGCATCGAGCGGGTGCCCCGCGACGAACTGATCCGGTGCGGCCTGGCCGTGCCCGAACCGAGCCGCCCGCCCTATACCGGGATGCCGCCCGACGTCCCGTGA
- a CDS encoding esterase family protein has translation MKLLDRLMVAAAGAALLAGLVGVVGGTAEANAFSRPGLPVEYLQVPSASMGRDIKVQFQSGGQGSPGLYLLDGMRAQDDFNGWDINTPAFEWYLNSGISVIMPVGGQSSFYSDWYKPACGKAGCSTYKWETFLTSELPSYLASEYGVSQTSNAAVGLSMAGSSAMTLAIYHPNQFTYAGSLSGYLNPSTGKGWIGLSMGDAGGYKKNDMWGEDNDPAWLRNDPTVNVDKLVANNTRLWVFCGNGKANELGGDNIPAVFLEQNFMIGANKKFQELYTAAGGSNAIFNFPAYGTHSWEYWGQQLQAMKPDLQSHLGASPTTESAPAE, from the coding sequence ATGAAGCTGCTTGACAGGTTGATGGTCGCCGCCGCCGGCGCGGCCCTGCTGGCGGGGTTGGTCGGTGTCGTCGGCGGCACCGCGGAGGCGAACGCCTTCTCCCGGCCGGGTCTGCCGGTCGAGTACCTGCAGGTGCCCTCGGCGAGCATGGGCCGCGACATCAAGGTCCAGTTCCAGAGCGGCGGTCAGGGCTCTCCGGGCCTGTACCTGCTCGACGGCATGCGCGCCCAGGACGACTTCAACGGCTGGGACATCAACACCCCGGCGTTCGAGTGGTACCTCAACTCGGGCATCTCGGTGATCATGCCCGTCGGTGGCCAGTCCAGCTTCTACAGCGACTGGTACAAGCCGGCCTGCGGCAAGGCGGGTTGCTCCACCTACAAGTGGGAGACCTTCCTCACCAGTGAGCTGCCGTCCTACCTGGCCTCGGAGTACGGCGTGAGCCAGACCAGCAATGCGGCGGTCGGCCTGTCGATGGCCGGCTCGTCGGCGATGACGCTGGCCATCTACCACCCCAACCAGTTCACCTACGCCGGCTCGCTGTCGGGTTACCTCAACCCGTCCACCGGCAAGGGCTGGATCGGCCTGTCGATGGGCGACGCCGGGGGCTACAAGAAGAACGACATGTGGGGCGAGGACAACGACCCGGCCTGGCTGCGCAACGACCCGACGGTCAACGTCGACAAGCTGGTCGCCAACAACACCCGGCTGTGGGTTTTCTGCGGCAACGGCAAGGCCAATGAGCTGGGTGGCGACAACATCCCGGCGGTCTTCCTGGAGCAGAACTTCATGATCGGCGCCAACAAGAAGTTCCAGGAGCTCTACACCGCGGCCGGCGGCAGCAACGCGATCTTCAACTTCCCGGCGTATGGCACGCACTCCTGGGAGTACTGGGGTCAGCAGCTGCAGGCGATGAAGCCGGACCTGCAGAGCCACCTGGGCGCTTCGCCGACGACCGAGAGCGCTCCGGCCGAGTAG